Genomic segment of Hylaeus volcanicus isolate JK05 chromosome 6, UHH_iyHylVolc1.0_haploid, whole genome shotgun sequence:
AATAAATAAGGTTAATCAATGGCGTATGCCAAAAACAATGGTTTTTCCTAAATCAGAACAGGAGTTTTTGGTTAACGAGATTAATAGGTTAAGAAAAATAGGGGTGATTAAAGAGACAAAGATAAAGGAAGGTCAATTTCTATCAAGTTATTTTTTGGTACCAAAGCCGAATGGAtcttatcgttttattttgaatttaaagaattttaatgagtTTGTGCCTACAGAGCATTTTAAAATGGAGGACATCCGTACTGTTATTAATATGATAGAGAGAGGTGATTATATGTGTAGCATTGACTTAAAGGAAGCATATTTTTCGATCCCGATTGCAGTAGAAGATAGGAGGTATTTGCGATTTAGTTTTGAAAACGTGTTATTTGAGTTCACGTGTCTACCGTTAGGTTTATGTACGTGTCCGTACATATATACTAACCAGCTATTTAGatgattttctgatttttggAAAGTCGAAGGAAGAATGtgtcaaaaatttgaaaatggtaAAAGAATTACTTCTGTCTTTGGGTTTTTTAATCAATGTGGAAAAAATCAAAGCTTAATCCTGATAAGTGTTGCAAGCACTTGGAGTTCGTTATTAATTCCGAATTAATGAGACTAGAGTTAActtcagaaaaaaagaataaaattaaaggttTAGTTGAACATGCGTTGGTTGATCAAAGTTGTacgtttaaagaattattgGTGTTAATAGGTAATTTGGTGGCGGCGTGTCCGGCAGTTAAATGGGGCTAGTTGTTCTATAAAGAATTAGAggttttaaaatgtttagagGGCCCTATAGTTATGtgtagaaaaaagaaaaaagttaatttatcTAAGACAGCCTTGAAAGATTTAGATTGGTGGAAAAAGAGTAGTATTGGTAGTTATAATGAAATTCGAAGTTTTAGATTTCATAAGACAATTTTTTCGGATGCATTATTATCAGGATGGGGCGCTACGTGTAACGGGAAACAAGCGCATGGTTTTTGGAACGAAACTGAGAAAAGTCAACATATTAATTGTTTAGAATTGCTGGCTGTGCTTTTAGCGTTAAAATGTTTTGCAAGTAAGAATCGGGATTGTCAGATTTTGTTGAGAGTAGATAACATTGTGGcaatttcttatattaataaaatgggAGGAGTAAAAGTTCCTTACCTCAATAAAATTGCGCGAACTATTTGGAAATGGTGTCTGGAGCGCAATATTTGGATTTTTGCAGAATATGTGGCTTCGAAGGAAAACTTAGCGGATAAGGGATCAAGAATTTCTAATATGGATACAGAATGGGAACTCGGAAATTATGCGTATAAAAGGATTACGGAAGTCTTCGGGATTCCGGATATAGATTTGTTTGCTTCACggataaataagaaatgtgATCGATTCTGTTTTTGGCAAAGAGACCCTGACGCGTTTGTATTTAATGCACTTAGGTTAGATTGGTCTGAATTTTACGGATATGCGTTTCCGTCGTTCTCATTAATTATGAGAacattgaaaaagtttcgcgaaGATAAAGCGACGGGTATACTGGTTGTGCCAGATTGGCGGACTCAACCATGGTACCCAAGTTTTATGCAAATGATTAGTTCTAGTATCTTAAGATTTGAACCTTGTACTAAGTTACTGGTGTCACCTTGCAGGACGATAGAACATCCGCTAGCCAGACAGTTGGGATTGATTGTAGGAGTTATATCCGGGAAATGTATAGGAGAAAGAATTTA
This window contains:
- the LOC128879024 gene encoding uncharacterized protein LOC128879024 gives rise to the protein MCRKKKKVNLSKTALKDLDWWKKSSIGSYNEIRSFRFHKTIFSDALLSGWGATCNGKQAHGFWNETEKSQHINCLELLAVLLALKCFASKNRDCQILLRVDNIVAISYINKMGGVKVPYLNKIARTIWKWCLERNIWIFAEYVASKENLADKGSRISNMDTEWELGNYAYKRITEVFGIPDIDLFASRINKKCDRFCFWQRDPDAFVFNALRLDWSEFYGYAFPSFSLIMRTLKKFREDKATGILVVPDWRTQPWYPSFMQMISSSILRFEPCTKLLVSPCRTIEHPLARQLGLIVGVISGKCIGERI